The window GATGCAGTCAACAAGATCGATTGCTGGTCAACCCTACGCAACACATGGCATAGAATCAAAGCCGACGAACGCCCGTCTCCACCTGAAATCAGCAGCTCCTTTGCAGTAGAAAACAAAGGCGATATTGCTTCTGCAACATAAGTCACGTCTGTGCCCAGTATAACATCAAAACCTCTCGTGTCCTCGTTCAAAACTAATTTCAAGGCTTGCAATTGGTCCGAGTTTCCCCATTCAAGCCTCTTTATCATCAGTTTCTTGTTGATTGACTCATCattcaaattcaattcaatGTTATCTGTCAGGAGGGAGATTGCCTTTTCATCTCCATCTGTGGCAACCACAAGATTAGCAGATTTAACAGCAACCATGGAACATATACCAGCGCAACCACATCCCAGTTCTAGGACTCTTTTTCCCTCGCAGATGGAGGGATTTCGTTCCAAGATGGATGCCATTAACCGTGCTGATTCCCAGAGCATTAGTCCCGTTGATTTACATGTGTGCTGAAACTCCTTCGGAAGGACTTTTATCTTGAACCTGCTCTCTTTTAGGTTTACCTCAATAATCTGATCAGAGGGATAAtcattttagaataataaatttgtacaaCTACTTATCACCATATTGTTTTTTACCTCATCATTAGAATTTGAGATACCAAACATGTCAGCAGCCACACCTTCTGACATATCTATTACAGTTTCGTCACCAATGGCTGCATCAACCTCCAGTCTTGTATTAGCACCTCGTAATCTGAATGCAGCTTGGATCCAACGACTGAAAATTATTACATATTGTCAGTAACCtccttaaaattaaaaattacagtaaaaaattatagtttacCGGTTCATCACAATCTCCCTTGAACGATTCTCCACTTGTTTGCAACATATATTACTTTCTTTCATGTCAAATccattttcttcaaataaattGGCAAGGAACTCTTCGGAAAAATAGAATGCACGCTGGAAAACACAAGAAACAAACAGAACAACTTTTGTTCAGAAAAATTCGTAGATATTCTTGTGAGAATTTCATCTAGACCAACTTACCGTGCCATCCCCTCTCACATAAAAGTTTTCACTGAGCTTTTGATCCTTACAAATGAACCTTTCCTGAATATGGAGCATCGAGATGTTAAACAAGACAACATGCCATGAAATGGTTAGTtgaatcattaactaaaatatccttaattgattctttataatttttaaaaatattaaataaagaacatTTTGGTCATTTACCAAATAATCTTACTATTCATTGAACAAGATATTttccaaacaaaaacaaaacagattatttcaaaataaccctAGACTTCAAATCCTTCATTCCTACTTAAGAGTGCATATACATACACTCAAAAgctcaaaagaaaattattgtgGGAATCTAACCTGAGCAAGATCCCCTGTAGCATAATCACGGAACAACAAACAACCACCTGGCTGTGAATGAAGAATTAGATTTAGACATTTAGTTAATACATTTATCAACTGAATTTTGTAACTTCGTTATCATCTCTTTACCTTAAGAACTTTGCTTATATTCTTGATTGCCAGAGGCATCTTCTCAGGGGAAACTGCAGACAAGACAAATATCTGCTTAACAAGTCAGCTAGTCAATACCAGATATCATGCACAAAAAGAATGCTAAAAAAGTCTTGGACAATTTAACTACACACTCAATGAAGCTTCAGAGAAAAATAACTTCAGCCTCATAATGATTAATATCAGGGTAATTCTCACTAAGAGACTAAGGTCTCAAATTCAATTCGCACTAAAAGCACATTTGGTTGTGGGAAGTTGTGCAGACTCATCTAAGATAAACTCTGGTCCAAAAAAGgggaaaaatatcaatattctGTTGAAGTACCATGGTAACAACATCAACGGAAGAAGGAGGAATATTCTGGCTCAAATCATCAGCTGTCAGATCGCACACAAATGCATTTACGCGGGCCTCACTGAAGTCCTTGTGTGCCTAGCAAATTACAGCATCCACATTTTGATTATTCATGATATCAACCATTCAAAATCAATAAGAAATGAAATCCAgaagttaaaaaaacaatattgggCTTAGCATGACATAAATTTGATAGTTGCATTTAccataaaagtaaaaaaaatgtgtgcAGAAAGTTTGCAGGATCAGCTGATTGAACTAACAAATGTTCCATAATACTTTCATAAATGAAAAATGTTCCAGATTTTATGGTTTCTAgcagttataaaaataatgttaaccTCTAAAAACTCATCAAGTTTCtgtttattcttaaattttggaaactaaatcttgaaacatagTTTGTTGTAGTTGGGTATGACAAAGAGACAAACCTTAACCAGGTTAACTGCTCGTGTCGAGAAATCACATGCATGAATGAATATATCTGGGTATGTAGCAATCAAAGGGAAGATGGTGTTGCCAGCTCCACACCCAACCTGTTCAAAgcacaaaataaatttattgtatatACCTGGACCATTCTTTACTAGACAGTAAACCAATTTTTTAAGTTGCCCTAGACCATTCTTTACTAGTAAATAGATTGAAATAGCAGGTGGGAAGTATGACTTAAACACAActcaaaaaattcatataaatacTCTTGCAATCAATGACAGCCGATGAACATCATTTCTGTTGTAAaccattttcatcatttttttttttctttttatctcttCTTGTTTCTGTATAGACCACGGTTTTTTTCCTTGGAGTAGGCTAGCACAACATCCCCCCGTCATGACCCCCACTTCAATTAATGGGATTTGAAAATCAGACCTAAGCCTTCTAGTTTAAGACTCTTACCACCTATGTCCATCTTTTACCACAATGAGGAGAATAGTAAATGACTAACCAAGAATACCttacacatattttttttcaaacagaGTTTTAACATTATGAAGAACAAATTTAAGTACATATCCATCAGAGTTGTCACATAAGAAGGTAAAAGGCAGGAGATTTACCTCCAAGATAACTCTTTGTCCATCCCCCTGAAAATTCAAGATCAAGGTGGCAGAATTAAGGACTGAACAATTAATCATCATATTTAGCATGTTACAAAGGGAATGGAGTATGCATATTGAAACTCACAGGAAAATAGTCGCCCCATTCTTTGTCCAAGTAGTGTCTGTCCTTAAAGAACTGATACAAGAAAATCATGTGTATCAGTCCATAACTGGTCTCTTTTTTAACAGAACCATGATTGAGGTCCAGTCAAAATCACACAGAATTAGTGTGTGTATGCTATATATCAGATTTGGGTCTTAGATTTTAAAAAAGGAAAACCATCATAGTTTAGAGTGTTTAACATAAATCGAAGAAGATGACTTACTTTGTCCTGATGATGTTTATAGAATATATCCCAATATTTCTTGGCATCTCTTTCATACTTGTCTGTCAAATCAAAATCATGTACGATAAACCAAAAGAAGAAAAGAGTATATGTAGCTGTTGTCCTATAAGC is drawn from Impatiens glandulifera chromosome 3, dImpGla2.1, whole genome shotgun sequence and contains these coding sequences:
- the LOC124928904 gene encoding uncharacterized protein LOC124928904: MELQNSSSSKIQIYSTSSSGISQFWIDKYERDAKKYWDIFYKHHQDKFFKDRHYLDKEWGDYFPGDGQRVILEVGCGAGNTIFPLIATYPDIFIHACDFSTRAVNLVKAHKDFSEARVNAFVCDLTADDLSQNIPPSSVDVVTMIFVLSAVSPEKMPLAIKNISKVLKPGGCLLFRDYATGDLAQERFICKDQKLSENFYVRGDGTRAFYFSEEFLANLFEENGFDMKESNICCKQVENRSREIVMNRRWIQAAFRLRGANTRLEVDAAIGDETVIDMSEGVAADMFGISNSNDEIIEVNLKESRFKIKVLPKEFQHTCKSTGLMLWESARLMASILERNPSICEGKRVLELGCGCAGICSMVAVKSANLVVATDGDEKAISLLTDNIELNLNDESINKKLMIKRLEWGNSDQLQALKLVLNEDTRGFDVILGTDVTYVAEAISPLFSTAKELLISGGDGRSSALILCHVLRRVDQQSILLTASRFGFRLVDDWQSGVESCAGSDGRRRSIIRSWFGEIDDDDDAEDFIPSKALHIMYFERVAS